A region of Heteronotia binoei isolate CCM8104 ecotype False Entrance Well chromosome 2, APGP_CSIRO_Hbin_v1, whole genome shotgun sequence DNA encodes the following proteins:
- the LOC132566362 gene encoding Krueppel-like factor 15 encodes MVSVNDSKLVSASGPFITSASVQLNSAADALEPDIPPLSLVEGCNGEQVSNPAILSSLPYSLEMDVSLSKVKKVVEKPQSTICEAHLKLPDFCTELSRDFIPTLEEIEEFLNEKTAFLKDEPNNKQSVEGQLEIKSEINLSSPWNQCTSRTALNEDLSICIPSGVAAADTSSPETMGNVPVVLQIQPIQASEGSSSTQGLTGSIKVAQLVVKMQDQSVTILPQVIQSPMISTDQKYVRIAPLPVTLRPGVIGNTRNMEAKVPKASSSVIRVHKCTHPGCTKMYTKSSHLKAHFRRHTGEKPYTCTWPDCGWRFSRSDELSRHKRSHSGLKPYQCQVCEKKFARSDHLSKHMKIHKVSFSLGSQTNQSCGKS; translated from the exons ATGGTCTCAGTAAATGATAGCAAACTGGTGTCTGCTTCAGGTCCATTTATTACGTCTGCTTCTGTTCAACTAAACAGTGCAGCGGATGCACTTGAGCCCGATATTCCACCATTAAGCCTGGTGGAGGGTTGCAATGGAGAACAGGTATCAAATCCAGCGATTCTCTCGAGCCTTCCCTACTCACTGGAGATGGATGTCTCACTGTCTAAGGTAAAGAAGGTAGTAGAGAAACCCCAGAGCACCATCTGTGAAGCCCATCTCAAGCTACCTGATTTTTGCACAGAACTCTCTAGGGATTTCATCCCTACGCTGGAGGAGATTGAGGAGTTCCTGAATGAGAAGACAGCATTTCTTAAGGATGAGCCAAACAACAAGCAATCAGTAGAAGGGCAGCTTGAGATAAAATCTGAGATCAATTTGAGCAGCCCTTGGAATCAGTGTACCTCTAGAACTGCTCTAAATGAAGACCTTTCAATCTGTATTCCATCTGGTGTGGCAGCTGCAGATACAAGCAGCCCTGAAACAATGGGAAATGTTCCTGTTGTTCTTCAGATTCAGCCCATTCAAGCAAGTGAAGGTAGTTCCTCAACTCAGGGCCTTACTGGAAGTATCAAAGTGGCCCAACTGGTCGTCAAAATGCAAGACCAGAGTGTGACCATTCTTCCTCAGGTCATCCAGAGCCCTATGATAAGCACAGACCAGAAATATGTACGAATAGCTCCTTTGCCTGTAACACTGAGGCCAGGAGTTATTGGAAACACAAGGAACATGGAAGCCAAGGTCCCCAAAGCTTCCTCTTCTGTCATCCGAGTTCACAAGTGCACACATCCTGGCTGCACCAAGATGTACACCAAAAGTTCTCATCTGAAGGCTCATTTCCGACGCCACACTGGAGAAAAGCCATACACCTGTAcatggccagactgtggctggAG GTTTTCCCGTTCAGATGAACTTTCTCGCCACAAACGTTCTCATTCTGGACTCAAGCCTTATCAGTGCCAAGTTTGTGAGAAGAAATTTGCCCGCAGTGACCACTTATCCAAACACATGAAGATCCACAAAGTGTCATTCAGTTTGGGAAGCCAGACAAATCAAAGTTGTGGTAAAAGTTAG
- the ELK4 gene encoding ETS domain-containing protein Elk-4, translating into MDSAITLWQFLLQLLQEPQNKEIICWTSNDGEFKLLQAEEVARLWGIRKNKPSMNYDKLSRALRYYYVKNIIKKVNGQKFVYKFVSYPEILNMDPLAVGRTEGDVELQAGLVDASNATKDTENCGKEKPLSCAKSSSRNDYIHSGLYSSFTLNSLNSSSCVKLFKPIKIENPTEKVAEKKTPQEPTLSVIKFVTVSSKKPSVFPLASTTHLASNTSAASPLPSGSDETLQALESLVTPKVTPAETSAPSPSLTTNFTPTSLASSTQQAPTRSPLPPLNSNPDLIIDTEIESVACHQLEHSQIQALESKEQSSSVLEKELRHSRTRKPKGLEIAPTLVITGSDPSPLGILSPSLPTASLTPALFSQTPILLTPSPLLSSIHFWSTLSPVAPLSPARLQGANTLFQFPSVLNTHGPFTVSGMDGPSTPGPFSPDLQKT; encoded by the exons ATGGACAGTGCAATCACTTTGTGGCAGTTCCTTTTGCAACTCCTCCAAGAGCCTCAGAACAAGGAAATCATCTGCTGGACCTCCAACGATGGAGAATTCAAACTTCTTCAAGCGGAAGAGGTAGCCCGCCTCTGGGGGATTCGTAAGAACAAGCCTAGCATGAATTATGACAAACTCAGTCGGGCACTCAGATACTATTATGTGAAG AACATCATCAAAAAAGTTAATGGTCAGAAGTTTGTTTACAAATTTGTGTCTTATCCAGAGATTCTGAACATGGATCCGTTAGCAGTTGGCAGGACTGAGGGTGATGTTGAGTTGCAGGCTGGCTTGGTAGATGCCAGTAATGctacaaaggacacagagaacTGTGGGAAGGAGAAGCCTCTATCCTGTGCAAAGTCCTCCAGCCGCAATGATTATATCCACTCAGGCCTATATTCATCATTTACTTTGAACTCCTTGAACTCCTCCTCTTGTGTAAAACTCTTTAAGCCGATCAAGATAGAGAATCCCACAGAGAAAGTGGCAGAGAAAAAAACTCCTCAGGAACCAACACTCTCAGTCATAAAATTTGTGACTGTGTCCTCCAAAAAGCCTTCAGTCTTTCCCCTTGCTTCTACTACTCACCTGGCTTCTAACACATCAGCAGCTTCTCCCCTTCCTTCAGGTTCAGATGAAACTCTCCAAGCCTTGGAGTCTTTAGTGACGCCCAAAGTGACTCCAGCTGAAACTTCAGCACCCTCACCAAGCTTAACTACCAATTTCACTCCTACGTCACTTGCATCCTCCACTCAGCAGGCTCCCACTAGGTCACCTTTGCCACCTTTGAATTCCAATCCTGATCTGATTATCGACACAGAGATAGAATCAGTGGCTTGCCATCAGCTGGAACATTCTCAGATCCAAGCTCTGGAGTCCAAAGAACAAAGTTCATCAGTGCTAGAGAAAGAGTTGCGTCATAGCCGAACTAGAAAGCCCAAAGGGCTGGAAATAGCTCCCACTCTGGTCATTACTGGCAGTGACCCAAGTCCGCTGGGAATACTGAGCCCTTCCCTCCCAACTGCTTCTCTTACACCAGCACTTTTTTCACAG ACGCCTATTTTGCTGACCCCAAGCCCCTTGCTGTCCAGTATCCATTTCTGGAGCACACTCAGCCCAGTTGCTCCCCTCAGTCCGGCAAGATTGCAAGGTGCTAACACCCTTTTCCAG TTTCCATCGGTGCTGAACACTCATGGACCATTTACTGTGTCAGGAATGGATGGGCCCTCTACTCCTGGGCCTTTCTCCCCAGACTTACAGAAGACATAG